The Molothrus ater isolate BHLD 08-10-18 breed brown headed cowbird chromosome 1, BPBGC_Mater_1.1, whole genome shotgun sequence genome includes a window with the following:
- the LOC118694925 gene encoding putative uncharacterized protein DDB_G0291608 produces MQRIGVKIGVGWKLFGRWGRKRGHRVSESNLQHIPPSPPSSCSPVLGAGMSESQCSPARAPPAPPAPHPRLHTHAGAPAPHTPAPHIPARHSPHTLGSAHSSHTRHAPHTPYTSVPHTPYTPVPHTLYTSVPQTPHTRHAPHTPYTSVPHTPYTPVPHTPYTSVPQTPHAPQTPHTPHTPQTPHTLHTPHTPHTSVPHTPHAPHTPHAPHTPHAPHTSVPQTPHAPQTPHTPHTPHAPR; encoded by the coding sequence ATGCAGAGAATTGGAGTGAAGATAGGGGTAGGATGGAAGTTGTTCGGCaggtggggaaggaaaagggggcACAGGGTTTCGGAGTCGAAtctccagcacatccctcctTCCCCGCCTTCCTCGTGCAGCCCGGTCCTGGGAGCTGGCATGAGTGAAAGCCAGTGCAGCCCTGCCCGCGCTCCCCCCGCACCGCCGGCCCCGCACCCCCGACTCCACACACACGCcggagccccggccccgcacacTCCGGCCCCGCACATCCCGGCCCGGCACAGCCCGCACACCCTGGGCTCCGCACACTCCTCACACACCCGTCACGCCCCTCACACCCCCTACACCTCGGTCCCTCACACCCCTTACACCCCGGTCCCTCACACCCTCTACACCTCGGTCCCTCAAACCCCTCACACCCGTCACGCCCCTCACACCCCTTACACCTCGGTCCCTCACACCCCTTACACCCCGGTCCCTCACACCCCCTACACCTCGGTCCCTCAAACCCCTCACGCCCCTCAAACCCCTCACACCCCTCACACCCCTCAAACCCCTCACACCCTTCACACCCCGCACACCCCCCACACCTCGGTCCCTCACACCCCTCACGCCCCTCACACCCCTCACGCCCCTCACACCCCTCACGCCCCTCACACCTCGGTCCCTCAAACCCCTCACGCCCCTCAAACCCCTCACACCCCTCACACCCCTCACGCCCCCCGGtag